Genomic segment of Verrucomicrobiota bacterium:
CTGGCGAATCGGAGCGGCGGCGTGTCTGATTTCGTTCGCCATGACGATTTTGCCGCCCGCTCGCAGTGCTCCATCAGCTTCGCTGGAGGTGGTGCGGCTTTATGAAGGCAAAGCGCCCGGTTCCGAGACCTGGACGCATTCCGAGAGAGAGAATCGAGCAAACAATCTTTGGAACACGCCCGTCGTGTTCAACGTGGTGGATCCGACGCTCACCGTGGTGCGTCCGGAGCCGGCGAAGTCGAATGGCGCGTCGGCCATCATTTGTCCCGGCGGAGCCTTCTTCGCGCTTTCCATTGAAAGCGAGGGGATGATGGTGGCCCGGTGGCTGGCGGAGCGAGGGGTGACGAGTTTTGTGCTGAAGTACCGCCTGGTGGAATGCAAGACCGACGATCCGACCCGCGAGGTCATGGCGCGAGGTCCGCTGGACGCGGTGGTCGCGCCGATCGTGAAGCTGGCGATGGCGGATGGTTTAGCGTCGGTCGCCCACGTCAGGCGGCACGCGCGGAAGTATGGGGTCCGTCCGGACCGCATCGGCGTCGTGGGGTTTTCGGCGGGTGGCACCGTGGCGGCCTCCGTGGCTCACCAATATACGTCGGAATCACGGCCCGATTTTGTGGCGCCGATTTATCTGGCCTACAACTGGGCGTTGAAAGGCAACGGGGTTCCGGCGGATGCGCCGCCACTCTTTGTCCTGGCCGCGACCGATGATCCGTTGCGGCTGGTTCCGCAAAGCGTGGAAATTTACCAGGCTTGGGTTGCGGCGGGGAAGACGGCGGAGCTGCATCTTTATTCGAAAGGCGGGCACGGTTTTGGCATGCGCAACCAGCAACTTCCGAGTGACCGGTGGATCCAGTTGCTGGCCGACTGGCTTGACGCGCACGGTTTTTTCAAACCGTCCCATTGATCAAGGCGAGCATCCGGATGCGAGGCGTTGGCGGCGTCCGCTTAGCCCGGAAATTTCATATTAGTTTCGCGAACGGGAATTTCCGGGTTAGGTGGAGCGTCCAAACTTTCTTTCGAGTTCCCGGTAGTTCATTTCGATCAAGGTCGGGCGACCGTGCGGACAGGTGTAGGGCATGGAGCAGCGTTTCAGGTCCTCGACGAGGCGGAGGAGTTCGGGGCCTTGCAAGGGGTCGTTGGCTTTGACGGCGTGGCGGCAGACTGTTTTCGCCACAACGTCCTCTCCGAGCCGCATGGAATTCACGTTTTCCCCCGCTTGTTTGAGTTGGTCGATCAACGCATGGACGAACCGGCGGGCATCGCTCGTTTTTGTCATCGGAGGCAAGGCGTCGAGCAGGAACGTGCGTTCGCCGAATTCGGAAAGTCCCACGCCCAGGCGGTTGAGGGTGGGGAGTTGTTCCCGCAGGAACACGGCGTCCCGGGAGGATAGTTCCACCGTTTCAGCCAGGAGCAAGCGTTGGGAAGGAGCGGGTCCGTGTTCGAGCCGCCGCATCATTTGTTCGAAGAGCACACGTTCGTGCGCGGCATGCTGGTCGAGCAGAACCAGTCCGCGGTCGGATTCAAGCACGACGTAAAGGCGTCCAACGACCCCGACGACGCGCAAAGGCACACTGAGGAGGGGAGCGCGATCTGGATTCACCCAGGGCGGGTTTGAGCTTTGAGGTCCAGGGACGGGCGGTGGGGATGGTGGCGAGGTGTGGGTCCGGGCCGCGGGTGAATCGAGCGGGGCGGCGGGAAAGAGTGTGGCTGTGACGGGCGCGGTGGGTGGGTCTGCTCCGTCGCGGGAAGAGATCGAGCG
This window contains:
- a CDS encoding alpha/beta hydrolase, yielding MTILPPARSAPSASLEVVRLYEGKAPGSETWTHSERENRANNLWNTPVVFNVVDPTLTVVRPEPAKSNGASAIICPGGAFFALSIESEGMMVARWLAERGVTSFVLKYRLVECKTDDPTREVMARGPLDAVVAPIVKLAMADGLASVAHVRRHARKYGVRPDRIGVVGFSAGGTVAASVAHQYTSESRPDFVAPIYLAYNWALKGNGVPADAPPLFVLAATDDPLRLVPQSVEIYQAWVAAGKTAELHLYSKGGHGFGMRNQQLPSDRWIQLLADWLDAHGFFKPSH